DNA from Candidatus Binatia bacterium:
CTGCTACGGCGGCTCTCACAAGTTCGGCAGTGCGTTGGCGCGCCAGGTTGTCAAGAACGGCGGCTTGATCCTGGAAGCGGCCACCGTGGACAAAATCCTCATGGAGAACGGGCGGGCGGCCGGCGTGCACATCATGCACGAGGACCGTGTCCTGCGCGCCAAAGTGGTCATGTCCACCCTGGACCCGCACTCCACGTTCCTCGACTTGGTCGGGGAGCAGCATCTGCCCGCTACGCTGAAGGAGTCGGTAAAAGGATGGGCCTGGGACAAGTGGAGTTTCAACACCCTCCACATCGCCGCTGACGAGCCACCGAAGTACGTCACCGACGATCCGTGGATCAACGAGTCGTTTGCCACCGTCATCGGCATAGAAAGCGTGGAGCAGCTCCTGAACCATTGGAGCAACGTCGCCGCGGGGAAGATCGACCTGAACAGCTTTGGTGGCCACTCGACCTGCGAGAGTCTGTTCGACCCGACGTTGAGCGACCGCCCCGGCAAGTACGTGTCCATGTTCCAGATCCATGCGCCCTACGGGATCAAGGGCGGCTGGGTAAATCACCGCGAGGAGATCAAGGCGGCCATGCTGGCGAAGTGGCGGAAGGCGGCGCCGAATCTGACGGCGGACAAGATCATCAGCACCGCCATGGAGGATCCCGAGGAGATCGAGATCCGTTTCCCGAACATGCGCCGCGGCTCCATCAAGCACGGCGACTACCGGCCGCTGCAAATGGGCTGCTACCGCCCCAACCAGGAGTGCTCCGGCACCAACACCCCGATCGAAGGTCTCTATGTCTGCGGCGTGTCGGTGTACCCGGGAGGTCTGGTGCTCGGTGGTCCCGGCTATCTGGGCGCGAACAAAGTGGCCGAGGATCTGGGAGTCAAGAAATGGTGGAAGCCCACTCGGGAGATGGACAGGTACATAAAAACGTATCTCAAATGAAAAGCTGACTTTCCCCCTTTTTGCCAAGAAGCGAAACCTAACCGACGGAGGTGAACGATGGGTAAGGAAGAACGGTACGATGTCGTTATCATAGGTGCCGGTCACAACGGCACCACGACCGCGGCGTATCTGGCGAAGTGCGGACTGAGCGTCTGCGTGCTGGAGGAGCGGCCGGAGTGTGGCGGAGCGCAGGAGACGGTCGAACCCATAGCCGGGGTGCGTATCCAGCCTCACGCCATCGCCAACTATGGCGGATCTGCCCCGGGCTGGGAGCAACTCGAACTGTGGCGTTACGGCTTCCGGATGGATTGGGACCCTAGTGTGCCGCTCCCGATGGATTTCGATCGCTATCTGTTCACCCGCGACGGGATGTCGCCGATCACCGAGAAAGACAAGATGGGCTGGGCCAAGATCACCGGCCTTTTGACCGATCCGCCGTTTTACAAAGATCTGATGCGCGCCACGTTCTGGTGCCCGCCGCATCCCCAAGGCGTCGAGCTGAACGAACACACCATCCCCTACATGCAGGTGTACAAGCAGCACCTGCCCGAGGTGTGGAGCCGGGAACTGATGGAAATGACGATGTTCGACCTGATGGACGAGCATTGTGAAACGGAACCGTTCAAGGTGAACATGGCGTGGACGGCGCTGGTCTCGGGCGCGCACGGCCACATGGAAGGGGTAGCCATCCCGGCGCTCTGCAGCGTGGCCACCGTGTTCCCGCCGGCGGTGGCCAAACCGGTGGCCGCGCGCGGCAACATGCACGGCTACTACCACGCGCTCTTTCGCTGCGCGGTCGCCAACGGAGCGATATTCCGCGCCTGCTGCCCGGTCGAGGAGATCATCATCGAGAACGGGCGCGCCGCCGGCGTGCGCTTGCGCGACGACGCAACCTGGGGCGCCAAGAAGATCTGGGCGAACAAAGCGGTGATCAGCGCGGCGCACATCAAGCCGACCTTCCTCAAAATGATCGGTCCGCGGCATCTGGACACCGGTTTCATCCAGCGCATCAAGGACCTCAGCCTCAAGGGCGGCAGTCTCTATATGACGCACTTTCTCACCCGTGAGGAACTGCGCTACCGTCCCAAGTATCAGCGGCAGCCGGCGGAGAAGTACCCGTTCCTCGGCCCCTTCTTCCCCTCTGACAGCCGCGAGATCTACTTCGAGAATGTTCGCGACGTGCTGGGACACCAGGCGAACCTCACGCTGCCGCCGGATAAGGCGATGTGGGGTATGGTGTCCAGTAACTTGTACGATCCGACGAACCCGCAGTGCACCCGCGAAGGCTACGTCATCAACGGGCCGCTGTGGATGATGGTGCCCACCCCCGAGTACCAGGTCGAAGGTATCGACGCGATGGACCGGGAGAAAGAAAAGTGGAACGAGTACATGCGCCAAGCCCTCGCCTGTGTCGTCGAGAATGTCGAAGAACCGAACCTGGTACGGATCTTGGGCGAGACGCCGTGGGAGCAGGAACTCCGTAACACGGGAATGATGGGCGGTTCGTGGTACGGCACCCGCTGTGACCGCGACGAGTGGTGGAACGAACGGCCACTGCCGGAACTCTCGCGCTATCGCGTACCGGGCATCGACGGCCTCTACCTGGCGCACCAGTCGGCGGCGCATCCCGGCGGCCTGTGCCTGATGGCCGTCGGCTACAACCTGATGCACATTCTCATCGAGGACGGCGTCGCCCAACCCGGCAAGTGGTGGTACCCGTCACCTTGGTACATGCCACAAGAAGGCAAGATTTCCGCCAAACTTGGTTGAGCTGGAAAAGCAGGAGGAATGCCATGGCAAAGAAGGAACTGGTTGGCCAACCCCACCCCCAGAGTTTTTTCTCCGAGTTTCCGGCGGAAAGCGAATGGGATGTCGTCATCATCGGCGCCGGACCGAACGGCTTGATCACCGCGGCCTACCTGGCCAAAGCCGGCCTCAAGGTTGCGCTGGTTGAGCGTCGCTACGAGATCGGCGGCGGGCTCGCGACCGAGGAGATCCTCTATCCGGGTTACTACTCCAACATCCACGCGATCTACCACATGATGGTGGATTACATGCCCGTGCTGCGGGACTTCGATCTCGGCCGTCACGGCCTGGTCTGGATCAAACCCAACCTGCAGACGGCAATGCTCTTCGAGGACGGCAAGTCGCTGCAGCTGACGCGCATGATCGAAGACACGATTGACTCCATGCACAAGTTCTCGCAGAA
Protein-coding regions in this window:
- a CDS encoding NAD(P)/FAD-dependent oxidoreductase, translating into MMSDFKYKSEFKYDPTDVFGHMQEEFPKKSEFDVVIIGGGPNGLIAGAYLAKAGLSVAVCERRFEAGGGLATEENLYPCYSSNPHVLYHMMVDYMPAIQDFELDGPALTWIKPNSQTGMVFEDGSSVLLTRMVQDTKDSISKYSFKDAVTFGKVIREWRKIVDDIIAPATYIPPMDPIEITMAMQRTKVGQQMLEIGELSPLQLITETFEHDKVRALLLYATCMWGLDPRETGMGFMVPLMLDRAMNKCYCYGGSHKFGSALARQVVKNGGLILEAATVDKILMENGRAAGVHIMHEDRVLRAKVVMSTLDPHSTFLDLVGEQHLPATLKESVKGWAWDKWSFNTLHIAADEPPKYVTDDPWINESFATVIGIESVEQLLNHWSNVAAGKIDLNSFGGHSTCESLFDPTLSDRPGKYVSMFQIHAPYGIKGGWVNHREEIKAAMLAKWRKAAPNLTADKIISTAMEDPEEIEIRFPNMRRGSIKHGDYRPLQMGCYRPNQECSGTNTPIEGLYVCGVSVYPGGLVLGGPGYLGANKVAEDLGVKKWWKPTREMDRYIKTYLK
- a CDS encoding FAD-dependent oxidoreductase; the encoded protein is MGKEERYDVVIIGAGHNGTTTAAYLAKCGLSVCVLEERPECGGAQETVEPIAGVRIQPHAIANYGGSAPGWEQLELWRYGFRMDWDPSVPLPMDFDRYLFTRDGMSPITEKDKMGWAKITGLLTDPPFYKDLMRATFWCPPHPQGVELNEHTIPYMQVYKQHLPEVWSRELMEMTMFDLMDEHCETEPFKVNMAWTALVSGAHGHMEGVAIPALCSVATVFPPAVAKPVAARGNMHGYYHALFRCAVANGAIFRACCPVEEIIIENGRAAGVRLRDDATWGAKKIWANKAVISAAHIKPTFLKMIGPRHLDTGFIQRIKDLSLKGGSLYMTHFLTREELRYRPKYQRQPAEKYPFLGPFFPSDSREIYFENVRDVLGHQANLTLPPDKAMWGMVSSNLYDPTNPQCTREGYVINGPLWMMVPTPEYQVEGIDAMDREKEKWNEYMRQALACVVENVEEPNLVRILGETPWEQELRNTGMMGGSWYGTRCDRDEWWNERPLPELSRYRVPGIDGLYLAHQSAAHPGGLCLMAVGYNLMHILIEDGVAQPGKWWYPSPWYMPQEGKISAKLG